A single region of the Arthrobacter sp. V1I7 genome encodes:
- a CDS encoding DUF2630 family protein — MDERDILNRISALVEEEQALREKAPSSSPDYEHGPDHERLKRLEEDLDQCWDLLRQRRAKRQYGENPDEAAVRPVNQVEGYES; from the coding sequence ATGGACGAACGGGACATCCTCAACCGGATCTCGGCGCTGGTGGAAGAGGAGCAGGCACTGCGCGAGAAGGCGCCGTCCTCCTCGCCCGACTACGAGCACGGACCCGACCACGAGCGGCTGAAGCGTCTGGAAGAGGACCTGGACCAGTGCTGGGACCTCCTCCGGCAACGGCGGGCCAAGCGCCAGTACGGCGAGAACCCGGACGAGGCGGCAGTGCGGCCCGTCAATCAGGTGGAAGGCTACGAGTCCTGA
- a CDS encoding triacylglycerol lipase: MRATLQAARWWAEDYLYAAVRQLNSAFSRARPHEFLSGTGRPVVVIPGIYEDWRFLLPLVRRLHEAGHPVHVVTVLQRNRLAVPKAAELISGYIRKQNLEDVMIVAHSKGGLIGKYVMMSQDPQARIRGMVAICTPFSGSRYAAFMLLPSLRAFSPRNAVALQLSREERVNERISSVYGLFDPHIPEGSVLPGARNIQLQTGGHFRILSHEDTIRTILAETGG, translated from the coding sequence ATGAGAGCGACCTTGCAGGCTGCCCGCTGGTGGGCGGAGGACTATCTCTACGCCGCCGTCCGGCAGCTGAACAGCGCGTTTTCGCGTGCCCGCCCGCATGAGTTCCTCAGCGGCACCGGCCGACCCGTCGTCGTGATCCCCGGGATCTATGAGGACTGGCGCTTCCTGCTGCCGCTGGTCAGGCGGCTGCACGAGGCGGGGCACCCGGTGCACGTGGTGACGGTGCTGCAGCGGAACCGGCTCGCCGTGCCCAAAGCCGCCGAGCTGATTTCCGGGTATATCCGCAAACAGAACCTCGAAGACGTGATGATTGTTGCGCACAGCAAGGGCGGCCTGATCGGCAAGTACGTGATGATGTCCCAGGACCCGCAGGCGCGAATCAGGGGGATGGTGGCCATATGCACCCCGTTCTCCGGTTCCCGGTACGCAGCTTTCATGCTCCTGCCGAGCCTGCGCGCCTTCTCGCCGCGGAACGCGGTCGCCCTGCAGCTCTCCCGCGAGGAGCGCGTCAACGAACGCATCAGCTCCGTCTATGGGCTCTTCGACCCGCACATCCCCGAAGGCAGCGTGCTGCCCGGTGCCCGGAACATCCAGCTGCAGACCGGCGGCCATTTCCGGATCCTGAGCCACGAGGACACGATCCGCACGATCCTGGCGGAGACCGGCGGCTAG
- a CDS encoding DUF6221 family protein: MDVVEFLSQRIAEDEAAARNLLNARSLSRSGEWYERRLLLECEAKKRLIGIVESARQAALAAMVRASDGDAPWSPEALEWTTLSLNALALPYLDHPDFERHWLQL, encoded by the coding sequence GTGGACGTTGTCGAGTTCCTGTCCCAGCGGATCGCCGAAGACGAGGCGGCGGCGCGGAATCTGCTCAATGCCAGATCACTCTCCCGGTCTGGCGAATGGTACGAGCGCCGCCTCCTGTTGGAATGTGAGGCCAAAAAACGGCTGATCGGCATCGTCGAATCCGCCCGCCAGGCGGCCCTGGCTGCGATGGTCCGCGCTTCGGACGGGGATGCCCCGTGGAGTCCGGAGGCCCTCGAATGGACCACGCTATCCCTCAATGCCCTCGCTTTGCCCTACCTTGATCATCCCGACTTTGAACGGCACTGGCTCCAACTGTAG
- a CDS encoding type 1 glutamine amidotransferase domain-containing protein gives MSEHNIAGKKVAFLLTDGVEQVELTSPWDAVKEAGGEPTLVAPKSGKLQGYHGTEKGGTFDVDLTAAEANAADFHALVIPGGVVNADHLRVDKDAQAFTRAFFEQHKPVASICHGPWLLIDAGVISGRNVTSYHTLQTDLKNAGANWRNEEVVVDQGLVTSRNPDDLAAFNDKMLEEIEEGEHAGQTV, from the coding sequence ATGTCAGAGCACAACATTGCAGGCAAGAAGGTCGCATTTCTGCTGACGGACGGCGTGGAGCAGGTGGAGCTCACCAGCCCTTGGGATGCCGTAAAGGAAGCCGGCGGCGAACCCACTCTGGTGGCGCCCAAAAGCGGCAAGCTGCAGGGCTACCACGGCACTGAAAAAGGCGGGACCTTCGACGTCGACCTCACGGCGGCCGAGGCCAATGCCGCAGACTTCCACGCCCTGGTGATTCCCGGCGGCGTCGTCAACGCCGACCACCTTCGTGTGGACAAGGACGCCCAGGCGTTCACGCGTGCCTTCTTCGAACAGCACAAGCCGGTGGCCTCGATCTGCCACGGACCATGGTTGCTGATCGACGCCGGCGTCATCAGCGGCCGGAACGTCACTTCCTACCACACGCTCCAGACCGACCTGAAGAACGCCGGGGCCAACTGGAGAAACGAGGAAGTGGTAGTGGACCAGGGCCTGGTGACCAGCCGGAACCCCGACGACCTTGCCGCCTTTAACGACAAAATGCTGGAAGAGATCGAAGAGGGCGAGCACGCCGGGCAGACGGTTTAA
- a CDS encoding VOC family protein, producing the protein MITLNPYLGFRDNAKEAMTYYQTVFGGELSMSTFGEFHASEDVAEQDKIMHAMLTAEKGMVLMGADTPNGMDYTPGNNISVSLSGSDEAELRGYFDKLADGGTVAMPLEKAPWGDTFGMCKDKFGIDWLVNIAPSTT; encoded by the coding sequence ATGATCACGCTCAATCCCTACCTTGGTTTCCGCGACAACGCGAAAGAAGCCATGACCTACTACCAGACGGTGTTCGGCGGTGAATTGAGCATGAGCACGTTCGGCGAGTTCCACGCCAGCGAGGACGTGGCCGAGCAGGACAAGATCATGCACGCCATGCTGACTGCCGAGAAGGGCATGGTGCTGATGGGCGCCGACACCCCGAACGGGATGGACTATACGCCGGGCAACAACATCTCGGTGTCCCTCAGCGGTTCCGACGAGGCCGAGCTCCGCGGCTACTTCGACAAACTGGCCGACGGCGGCACAGTGGCGATGCCTCTGGAGAAGGCGCCCTGGGGTGACACCTTCGGGATGTGCAAGGACAAGTTCGGAATTGACTGGCTCGTCAATATCGCCCCGTCCACCACATAG
- a CDS encoding alpha/beta fold hydrolase — protein MIRPVRSEIEAAGHLGHVYASRRPLAQAAGGDPDAAQSGPAVVLVHGIGVSHRYLRRLHRALAASVDTYSIDLPGFGATPRPDHTLPVADHASYILGAMEQLGVLDFVIVGHSMGVQFAIDAALQQPGRIPYLVLMGPVVDSNRPTVAQQALALGRDSLFFESPSSNAVVFSDYLRCGPGWYLKNLRVMMDYPTEQRIAEVAAPVLVVRGAHDPVASADWCRRLAGRAAMGRLVEIQGTGHVAQHNRSAEVAEAILSFAGLPKAASKASREFKA, from the coding sequence ATGATCAGGCCCGTCCGCTCCGAGATCGAGGCCGCGGGTCATCTCGGCCATGTGTATGCCTCCCGCCGGCCGCTTGCCCAGGCCGCCGGCGGCGATCCGGACGCCGCGCAGTCCGGGCCCGCCGTCGTGCTCGTCCATGGAATCGGGGTCTCGCACCGCTACCTGCGGCGCCTGCACCGGGCGCTCGCCGCGTCGGTGGACACCTACTCGATCGACCTGCCCGGATTCGGGGCCACGCCCCGGCCGGATCACACCCTCCCGGTCGCGGACCACGCCTCGTACATCCTCGGGGCTATGGAGCAACTTGGCGTGCTCGATTTCGTCATCGTGGGGCACTCAATGGGAGTCCAGTTCGCCATCGACGCTGCCCTGCAGCAGCCGGGGCGGATTCCGTACCTGGTCCTGATGGGTCCGGTCGTCGACTCCAATCGCCCCACCGTGGCGCAGCAGGCTCTGGCGCTGGGCCGGGACAGCCTGTTCTTCGAAAGCCCCTCCTCCAACGCCGTGGTGTTCTCGGACTACCTACGGTGCGGACCGGGCTGGTACCTCAAGAACCTGCGCGTCATGATGGACTACCCCACGGAGCAGCGAATCGCCGAAGTTGCGGCTCCCGTCCTCGTGGTCCGCGGCGCGCACGATCCCGTGGCCTCCGCGGACTGGTGCCGGCGGCTGGCCGGGCGGGCCGCCATGGGACGGCTGGTTGAAATACAAGGAACCGGGCACGTCGCGCAGCACAACCGCTCGGCCGAGGTGGCCGAAGCCATCCTGTCCTTTGCCGGACTTCCCAAAGCAGCAAGCAAGGCATCCCGGGAATTCAAGGCATGA